The stretch of DNA CAGAAGTTCCCTACATTGTCATTCCAGTGAAAACTGGAATCCATCTTCGTCCGTGCTGTCATCCGCCACCGCCTGACTGTCTCGACGTGTCGGGCATCCGCCACGGCGGACTGGCGTCTTAATCATCGGTGCGCGACCGAGATTTTCGAATCCGCCAATGGAGGACGTCCCGCACGAAGAATTAAGAAGTGCAGTCAGCCTTCTATTTTGTCATTCCAGCGCAAGCTGGAATCCATCTTCTCCGACATTTGCAGGTCATCCGCTACGGTTATCCATGGCGAACGATCCTGACGTCCTACCTCACTGACACGCCGCCGTCGGCACAAGCGTGATAAAAAGATAATCTATCAACACCGTCAAATCAGAAATATCAGCCACACCGTCCAGTGATCCATCAGTATTGCCCTCGCTTGGACAACAGAGCGGCGTCGATGAAATGAACAGATAATCAATCAAAGCAGTAATATCTGACATATTCGAGACATCATCAATAGAACAATCGACATTGCCCGTTAATCCCACACAGCAGGATGCCAAGTTGCTGATGTTTTTCAGGATCGAGACACTGCTGGAATTGTAATTCGCGACCGCCAGATCAGGTTTCCCGTCCCCGTCAAAGTCGGCGGATGTAACCGAATGGGGATAGCTCCCCACCCCGTAATTCACCGCTGACGCAAAGGTACCGTTGCCGTTGTTTTTCAGGATCGAGACACTGTTGGAAGAGAAATTCGCGACCGCCAGATCAGGTTTCCCGTCCCCGTCAAAGTCGGCGGATGTAACTGAATAAGGATTACTTCCAGCCTAAGAAGTTCCTTCTTTATAATGACGGCCATAGTTGCAGAATTCAAAGGATTGTTGGCTACAAATGGATCATGTGGGCAGAGGACGAAATGTAGCCAATCGCTGAACGAGGAAGACGCTGGTAAAAAAGCGCTCACCGATAGAGACACAACCTTGCAAAAGGTTTTATTAAAGAAGATAACCGTTCCCGACACAGATCAATCGAAGTCATATTTACAGGTTGGATCCAATAAAATGTTAAGCGGAAGCGATTAAACGCTTGACGACGACGAACTTATTTTTTTTGGTTAAATCCCAGAAAATATTGGACGACAAGCCTTGGAGATGAGAGGCATGCTACGACGAGAGTTTTCCCTCTGGGAGCTTTGAGTATTTGGACAATTCAGACAACAAGCTTCCCAAGCTGGACATATGATAATTCTCGGCGAATTTTTGACCCCAGCTGATAGACTAGTTCGGATCTCTGTCCCTTCAATGACAATTCCTTTCGAAGATACGATATATTACCAGAAAGTCAGTCGTTTCTTTAACCAGAAGAGCTTCCCTTACAGTCTAATCGCATTCCCCGGACTGAATCGGTCGTATGTGTCGACCATGTCCTGTGTGCTCATGTGCAGATAGTTCTGAGTCACGACCAATGAGGTGTGGCCGAGAATTTTCTGCAGGATCACCGGAGAACCGCCTTATCGGATGAAATATGTGGCCGCGCTGTGCCTGATCAGGTGCGGATACAGAATCACACCGACCTTCTTGCCAATATGCTGAATGGTCTTGTGGCAATGTCGAGACGTAATCTGATCGCCGTTTCGCTGGCAGAACATCAGATCGCCTGAAAGATCCTGTAGCCAACGGTTCAGATAGAAATGCAGGGTCTTGATGGTCTTTGACCCCATCGGGACCTGCCGTTCTTTCCGCCCTTTGCCGTAAACCTTAATCAGACCGGCCCGCAGGTCGACATGCTCAAGCCTGAGTGTGATTAACTCCTCTTTGCGGATCATCGCATCCCAGAACAGCATCACCATTGCCAGATTTCGGTAGCCCTCTAAGGTATTCCGGTTGAGCGATTGGAGAATCTGACCGACTTGTTCAGGCGAGATGACTGGTTTGATGCGCTTTGAGGCTTTGATGAGCTTTAGCTTATGAGCAGGATTTGGTTTTGTCCAAAAGTTTTCCTCTTCAAGGTAGGTGAAAAACCTTGGATACACGCGTATGCGACCGTTGACTGTCTCATCTGAAACAACACCAATGAGCGATAGCAGATACTCTTGAAGATGCTGCTTGGTGATCTCTTCGATGTCTATGCCTTTGGCTTCCAGGTACCGGGCAAGGTAGCCCAAGCGCTCGGCATAAACATTGAGTGTCCTCGGAGCGAGATTGCGAATCTTGCAGCCGAAGACGAATGCATCAATGTACGTTTTCCAATTTTTCCCCACCTTGAATGCATCGACAATTTGATACAGTCTCTTGAGATGATCTTGCACGACTCCTCCGTGTGTCAGAGGCCCTTTTAGGTCATTTTGGCCTCATGTTTCAGGTTAAGCTATCACTGGAAGTCGTTGTGGGGCTTTTATTAAAGTACCCCCGGCAGGACTCGAACCTGCTACCCTCTGCTTAGAAGGCAGATGCTCTATCCACTTGAGCTACGGGGGCAAACTCGTTGGACAATTCTTATTATAGTTAATTCGATTGTGTTTGTATAGAGTTTTGGAAGGGGATATTTTCGCCCATGCGATGGAAGGGGATGAACTAAGATTGCTGTCCGCCGTGGAGGGTAGTACACCAGCCATGGAATTATTTGACCGTCAGGTCACCCACGACAGGCGGACTTCGGAAGCCTCAGCACCACTCCTCGCTGTTCGCTCGAAGTGACCAAGACCCGACGGAATTTTTAACTGAGATTGCCGCGTCGTGCCGAAGACGGCACTCCTCGCAATGACGTACTGAGAGTGTCTGTCATAATATTGAGTACACCACTGTTTGCGCTGGGGTTTATTTAATGTGGTGCAGTCCGAAAACGGCCTGCACGTAGATTTACCCTGGATTCCAACCTGCGCCGGAATGACATTAGCGGCGGGGAGCCCTGTGGTGCCTCGCTGTTTGCACAGGGTGTGGGAAGATCACACCGCAAACGGAGTGCGGTACAAGACTTAAGAGGAATTCCTCGCCATGACGGGGGGGAAGTAAATCTTTTGTAGACGGACACGCACCCATCACATTGAGGAACGCTACCGTGTAACTCGGCAGACGAATGATTTTAAGTAGGCGGACTCAGGGAAATAAACCGAAATCGGATGGTCGGGAGATTGCTGCACAAATTTCAACAGTTCCAAACGCACTCCGGATTGAATCGAAGCCTTGCGAAGCATCGTCAGGAAATCGTCCTGTGTAAAAAACTGCGAACAACTTGATGTCACAAGTATTC from Candidatus Zixiibacteriota bacterium encodes:
- a CDS encoding tyrosine-type recombinase/integrase, yielding MQDHLKRLYQIVDAFKVGKNWKTYIDAFVFGCKIRNLAPRTLNVYAERLGYLARYLEAKGIDIEEITKQHLQEYLLSLIGVVSDETVNGRIRVYPRFFTYLEEENFWTKPNPAHKLKLIKASKRIKPVISPEQVGQILQSLNRNTLEGYRNLAMVMLFWDAMIRKEELITLRLEHVDLRAGLIKVYGKGRKERQVPMGSKTIKTLHFYLNRWLQDLSGDLMFCQRNGDQITSRHCHKTIQHIGKKVGVILYPHLIRHSAATYFIR